A genomic window from Chanos chanos chromosome 14, fChaCha1.1, whole genome shotgun sequence includes:
- the naaladl1 gene encoding aminopeptidase NAALADL1 has translation MNSSVLKKVLLFGLCGGLVLAVGILLGHFAIKKTASSQPKWVEEAFRDVDESFIETFISEVDAAQIEANLRELTKVPHMATSPGDEATVQYVLKRWKDSETGLDDAWREEYKVFLSFPDKTNPNKVTVVNPSNNILFTVREKEEAYYDDQRDPEVVQPYAAYSPAGHAKGKLVYANYGSMDDYKHLNNTMNLQGTIAIVKYGTVGRSTKALNAAQFGIAGILVYTDPLDINDGKMSDKTETYPHSWYLPPTGVERGAYNIKFGDLLTPYLAAKEDTYRISKDEITDTPPIPTQPIGFADAYALICELAGAEAPEKWQGGFNCTYNIGGPGFKSTSPFANSDVKLDIYNFEELRNSANVMGVIRGSVEPDRYILYGNHRDSWVHGAIDPSSGTAVMLEITRVLGKMVKEGKWRPRRSIIFGSWGAEEFGLIGSAEYTEEYFTKLSERAVAYINVDIAVFANATLRASASPAAQNVIFTATKQVKIPASDTVSVYDNWMKYYNRSSPTHGIIPNVRYLTGAGSDYAAFMHYLGITSMDISYTYDSSKTNARIYPAYHTAYDTFDYASKYIDPGFTGHQTVARTAGTVLLRLADSLLLPFKCSDYAESLELYLDESLKRYKTQLENKKISMAPLENAVKSFREAASRLEGVIQQSDFANETPFKIRRINDQLMLLDRAFLNPLAFPDKYGFRHVIWASRSSGVPTFPGLADAFEQADSTGLQDDWNQVHKHLSIVAQAINGAAQTLNDVI, from the exons ATGAACTCCTCAGTTCTTAAAAAAGTCCTCTTGTTCGGTCTCTGTGGAGGGCTGGTGCTCGCTGTGGGGATTCTTCTTGGACACTTTGCTATCAAGAAGACAGCAAGCTCTCAACCCAAGTGGGTAGAAGAGGCATTCCGCGATGTGGACGAGAGCTTCATCGAGACATTCATCTCGGAGGTGGATGCTGCTCAGATTGAGGCAAACCTTAG AGAACTTACCAAGGTCCCTCACATGGCCACCAGCCCGGGGGACGAGGCGACGGTACAGTATGTGTTAAAAAGGTGGAAAGACTCTGAAACTGGCCTGGACGATGCATGGAGAGAGGAATACAAggtgtttctttcatttccagACAAAACCAACCCCAACAAAGTCACTGTTG TAAACCCGTCCAACAACATCCTGTTCACggtgagggagaaagaagaggcTTACTATGACGATCAGAGGGATCCAGAGGTGGTGCAGCCATACGCAGCTTACTCCCCAGCTGGACACGCAAAG GGGAAGCTTGTGTATGCTAACTACGGATCTATGGATGACTATAAGCATCTCAACAACACAATGAACCTTCAAGGAACCATCGCCATAGTTAAATATGGCACAGTAGGAAGATCGACAAAA GCCCTGAATGCAGCCCAGTTTGGAATCGCTGGGATTTTGGTCTACACGGATCCGCTAGACATCAACGATGGAAAAATGTCAGATAAGACTGAGACCTACCCCCACTCGTGGTACCTGCCCCCCACCGGTGTGGAGAGGGGTGCCTACAACATTAAATTTGGAGACCTGTTGACCCCCTACTTAGCAGCCAAAG aGGACACTTACAGAATTTCAAAAGACGAAATCACAGACACTCCACCCATTCCAACTCAGCCAATAGGATTTGCCGATGCTTATGCACTGATCTG TGAGCTTGCTGGAGCAGAAGCCCCAGAGAAATGGCAAGGTGGATTCAACTGCACATACAATATAGGTGGACCAGGATTCAAAAGCACATCCCCTTTTGCAAATAG TGACGTGAAACTGGATATTTACAATTTTGAAGAACTGAGGAACTCTGCGAATGTGATGGGAGTGATTCGGGGGAGTGTAGAGCCAG ACAGGTACATCCTTTATGGAAACCACAGGGACAGCTGGGTGCATGGAGCCATAGACCCCAGCAGTGGAACTGCAGTTATGCTGGAGATAACAAGGGTTCTGGGCAAGATGGTGAAAGAAG GCAAATGGAGACCTCGGCGCTCGATCATTTTCGGGAGCTGGGGGGCAGAGGAGTTTGGCCTGATTGGGTCAGCAGAATACACAGAG GAGTACTTCACCAAACTGAGTGAACGTGCTGTGGCCTACATAAATGTAGACATCGCTGTGTTTG CCAATGCCACTCTGAGAGCCTCTGCGTCCCCAGCGGCCCAAAACGTCATCTTCACCGCCACCAAACAG gtTAAGATACCTGCCTCCGACACAGTATCAGTCTACGACAACTGGATGAAATATTACAATAGATCCAGTCCCACGCATGGAATTATTCCAAA TGTGAGATATCTAACTGGAGCAGGAAGTGACTATGCTGCTTTCATGCACTACCTGGGAATAACATCAATGGACATCTCCTATACATATGACAGT AGTAAAACCAATGCACGGATATACCCAGCGTATCACACGGCTTATGACACCTTCGATTACGCCTCAAAGTACATCGATCCAG GATTCACCGGTCATCAGACGGTTGCTAGGACGGCAGGGACCGTGCTGTTGCGACTTGCCGACAGCCTGTTGCTACCATTCAAATGCAGCGACTACGCGGAGAGTCTGGAACTCTATTTAGATGAAAGTTTGAAGAGATACAAAACTCAGCTTGAAAATAAGAAGATCTCTATGG ctcccTTAGAAAATGCGGTGAAATCGTTCAGGGAGGCAGCCAGTCGTTTGGAGGGCGTCATTCAACAATCGGATTTTGCAAATGAAAC ACCTTTCAAGATTCGCAGAATCAATGACCAGCTTATGCTGCTGGACCGAGCCTTCCTTAATCCTCTGGCCTTCCCCGATAAGTATGGATTCAG GCATGTGATCTGGGCATCGAGGTCCTCAGGAGTGCCCACTTTCCCTGGGTTAGCGGATGCCTTTGAACAAGCTGACAGCACAGGGCTACAGGACGACTGGAACCAAGTACACAAACACCTCTCCATTGTAGCACAAGCCATCAATGGTGCTGCCCAGACCTTGAATGATGTCatctaa
- the trmt2a gene encoding tRNA (uracil-5-)-methyltransferase homolog A, whose translation MTETVDGATEGVSSLTEVGEHVTKDDKTNEGNHAPEKDEANMYRYIKDDLFTSEIYKVEIQNLPKYIGFNDLKKFLNKHSLNPHKIKLMGKQSFAFVTFKNQEERDKAMKAVHGMQWKGRVLSVRLAKPKADPILKKRKQEESAAEGGQPACKKPAGGQDEEEEDEEPLSIQIANAVTPLWNVPYEEQLRRKEQEVEGVLQRLAREIGNNNKAMLPWLFIQKEKCNKMCCPLEAIRPSPVQTEYRNKCEFVIGMGADGEDKTVGFRLGKYKGGSCAVVSPGDTIHVPAQAKRVVQDFQQYIRTTPYSVYSPETYDGHWRQLTVRTSRTNQIMAIVFFNPQKLPEEEIETLKGSLKQYFTVGAGKDSGVTSLYFLRIGQRTSPNTEDLPCELVAGDEWIHEELLGLKFRISAHSFFQTNTLAAEVLYSAVGEWAQLDQDSTVLDVCCGTGTIGISLAKRVKKVIGVELCQAAVEDAKVNAEANGLTNVEFHCGKAEDIFPTLLNAVVSTNLTAIVDPPRAGLHSKVILAIRRAENLKRLVYVACNAKAAMNNFTDLCRAPSNRVRGAPFRPVKAMAVDLFPQTMHCEAILLFERVDYSSQSADAAEQQTADG comes from the exons ATGACCGAGACCGTGGACGGCGCGACAGAGGGTGTCTCATCGCTGACTGAAGTGGGAGAGCATGTCACGAAAGATGACAAGACGAACGAGGGAAATCACGCCCCGGAGAAAGACGAGGCTAACATGTACCGCTACATCAAAGACGACCTTTTTACGTCTGAGATTTACAAAGTGGAGATCCAGAACCTGCCCAAGTACATTGGCTTCAATGACCTGAAGAAATTCCTGAACAAGCATAGCCTCAATCCGCACAAGATCAAACTCATGGGGAAGCAGTCGTTCGCGTTTGTCACGTTTAAGAACCAAGAAGAGCGGGACAAAGCCATGAAGGCGGTTCACGGGATGCAGTGGAAGGGTCGAGTGCTTAGCGTGCGACTGGCTAAGCCTAAAGCCGACCCCATTCTTAAGAAGCGTAAGCAGGAAGAGTCCGCGGCAGAGGGCGGGCAGCCGGCCTGTAAGAAACCTGCCGGAGGCCaagacgaggaagaggaggacgaaGAACCTCTGAGTATACAGATCGCCAACGCGGTGACGCCGCTGTGGAACGTTCCCTACGAGGAACAGCTGCGTAGAAAAGAACAGGAGGTTGAAGGAGTTCTGCAGAGATTAGCGAG GGAAATTGGCAATAACAACAAAGCTATGCTTCCATGGCTGTTCATCCAGAAGGAGAAGTGTAATAAAATGTGCTGTCCGCTGGAAGCCATACGCCCGTCCCCTGTCCAG ACTGAATACAGGAataagtgtgagtttgtgattgGCATGGGAGCTGACGGCGAGGATAAGACAGTGGGTTTTCGGCTGGGGAAATATAAAGGGGGCTCGTGTGCTGTGGTGAGTCCCGGTGACACCATCCATGTCCCCGCCCAAGCCAAGAGAGTGGTCCAGGACTTCCAGCAGTACATcag AACAACTCCGTACTCCGTGTACAGTCCTGAGACGTATGACGGCCACTGGAGACAGCTGACCGTCCGCACAAGCAGGACCAATCAAATTATGGCAATCGTCTTCTTCAACCCACAG AAACTTCCAGAAGAAGAGATTGAGACCCTGAAGGGCTCGTTAAAACAGTACTTCACAGTCGGAGCAGGGAAAGACAGCGGTGTTACCTCTTTGTACTTTTTAAGGATTGGACAGAG GACATCTCCAAACACGGAGGACTTGCCGTGCGAACTGGTCGCAGGAGATGAGTGGATTCACGAGGAGCTTCTTGGATTGAAGTTCCGGATTTCTGCTCACTCCTTCTTCCAG acaaacacacttgcGGCAGAGGTTCTTTACTCTGCGGTCGGGGAATGGGCCCAGTTAGATCAAGACAGCACGGTTCTGGATGTGTGCTGCGGTACTGGAACTATCGGAATCTCTTTGGcaaag AGAGTGAAGAAGGTGATCGGAGTGGAGCTGTGTCAGGCGGCAGTGGAGGATGCCAAGGTCAATGCTGAAGCTAACG GCCTGACCAACGTGGAGTTCCACTGCGGCAAAGCTGAGGATATTTTTCCAACGTTGCTTAATGCCGTGGTGTCCACAAATCTCACAGCTATCGTTGATCCTCCCCGGGCAGGGCTAC ATTCCAAAGTTATTCTGGCCATTAGAAGAGCTGAGAACCTCAAGAGGCTTGTGTACGTGGCCTGTAACGCCAAAGCCGCCATGAACAACTTCACTGA TCTGTGCAGGGCTCCGTCTAATCGGGTCCGAGGGGCTCCGTTCCGTCCTGTGAAAGCCATGGCCGTGGACCTGTTCCCTCAGACCATGCACTGTGAGGCCATCCTACTGTTTGAGCGCGTGGACTACAGCAGTCAAAGCGCCGACGCCGCGGAACAGCAAACTGCAGACGGCTAG